TGAGTCCTTCTTCCGCACCGGGAGGAGGTCCTTCCTGCACTAGGTCAGGGGCCCTGCCACGGTGGAGACGTGAGCGTCTGCGCTGACCACGAGCCTGCACGCCAAGCTGGGGAGGCAGCAGCCATCCGCCATCGGACGCAGCACAGGAGGACCGGATGGAAGCGCGGCAGGCCCCCGCCGTGCATGTTCTGGCTCCGGGCCGCAGCTCCCCTGTCCGGCCTGGGCCCCAGCTCCAGCAGCCGGCCGCCAGCACGCCCCTCGGCCAAGACCCACTGGCAGGGGAGGCGGCCACGGGCTACAAGGCAGCCCACAGCCCAAGGACCGGGACAAGGCCCTGCTGGGTGACATGGGGCCGGGCTCCTTACTACAGAGGATGCGGCCACGGAGGGCTGTAATGAGGACAGAGACATGGGCCAGGAGACAGTGGAGGGCTCCACACAGGGACATCACAGTTTTGTTCTGATCTGCTTAGTCATCATGGAGCAACTTGATGCTGGCGAGGAAGAGCGATCTGCAGTTCTAAAACCTTGTGGGTGCTACAGGGAACATTCTGGACTCCCACAGGCCAGGGCCCAAGACCCAGCACAGACACTTCCTCCTGCCCCTACCCAATCTCTGGAAACGGGGCTTAAGGGCTCCCATCCGCAAACTGTGTCCACCCTGTTTTCGTCACAGTCGGTCAGACTCTTGGCCTTGAGAGTCACAGGATGGGGTCTCCTGCAGATGGGGGAGCCCACCCAGCAGCCAGGTTCTGCTAGTCCCAAACCCTCAGCCACAGTTGCCAGGGACTACTGGCCCAAGCAAGGCCCCCTCTGTGGGCCGCAGGATGGCTCTGTCCCACAGGCTCCAGCcctccccagctgtgtgacctgggcaagCCATGTTCCTCGGCGGAGAGGCTGTGAACAAGAGTGGGACAGGGCCAGCCACACAGAAGGTCAATAAAACGGCAGTTACTCCCAGGGCCTGCGGTCCCTGCCTGCTTGCTTACGGCCCTGTGGGAAGGAACAGGCAGACCGCACAAGCGAGGGTACGGACTACACCAAGCTTTATTGCTCAAAACGCAAGCTAAACACTGTGAGAAAACAAGGACCCCGAGATGACACAGTCCAGACCCGTGGAGGCAGGAACAGAACCGGGCGGCCTGGCCCCTTCTGCCACCTGGACGGATGTTCCTTGCAAGGTGGCACCCCACACTGAGGGACGGGGTCACTGCTCCGGGACTGCTTTGCCGGGCTCGCTGGGAACCCCGGGCACATGACGGGTCCATCCTGGCCGATGACTCGGGCTGGAGGGTCTGCGCCTGCCTCTAGAGCCCACCCCACCTgatggggtggaggtggggtagAGGTGCAGCCTTCCTGGACAcagccagcctctccccctgcagAAGGAAGCCCCTGCCAGCAAGGCCCCTGCAGCAGGGTCAGGAGGGCTGGGCAGAAGCGGGCCCCCCCATCCCACTGCCTCGGTAAGAATGAGCCAAGAGGGGCCGGCAGGGCCCTTGCTCCTCTCGGGAGGTAGACAGGTCTTGTAgcacacacagaacacacacacgcGACACCCCCGCCCGCCTGGAGTATAGAACCCATAGCCCTTTGAACCCAGCGCTTGCTTGAGAAAGGTGGTCCCAGGGGACCCCTGAAGGCACGTGTCCCACCAGGCCGGCCAGCTGCCGTGCCCTGGGGCTCAGCCTGGCGGGCTCTCTGGAAGGCCGCTGGGGGCcgctgctgagcagaagccctgTGACGTGTCCCTCCCGCTGTCCAACACTGACAAGCACCCCCTGCCAGAGGGGAGCTGTCTCCGGGAAGCAAGGATTTGGACACAGCCCTAGGGCTGCTTTCAACAAagcagggctggggctgagctcagggctgggagctggcacagccagggtcctgggagaaggaagagcagagcTAGACCTTTTCCACACCAACCCATCTGTGCCCAGTGCCGCGCGGGCTTGGCCAGGCCCCATGGACAGGCCTAGCAGCTGGGGGCTGGTCCCTTGAGCGGAGCCGTCCATGGGCTGAGGCGGACACACGCAGGGGACACAGGAATGCTGGCATGGAGGGAGGCCGGGGGGGATGGCGCACAGCCCAGGCAGGGCCGCCTCCTCGCACCATCCACACAGGGCTTGCTCCCGGGTGGCCTGGGTACAGCTCATGGTGGTGGAGGCAACTCTGGCCTCTGCCCAGCTCTCAAAGGCAAGAAACTCCCCGAAGGCAGGGTCGGGGGGTAGGCCAGCAGCAATATTGGTGGGTTGAGCTTAGCCCTACTAACTCGGTTGGGCCACGGCTAACGTGGCAGGACCACACCAGAAAGATGGACAAATAGGCCCAAGGGACAAAGAAGAGCCTGCCCTCCCCAATTCCTCAGCACCAGGGCCTTGCGGTTGGAGGGAGAACCTGGAGGCCCGGGCCAGGACCCAGAAGTATGCTGGAATGGCTTGTGCAAGCTTCCAGGgaactgggggagggagcagaccCTAGCTGTCCAGCCACTGCCAACATGGCTGTTCTGGATACTCAGGAAGCATCTCGGGAGTGCTGTGGGCTCCCACTGAGAACAGAGAGGTGGGGCGGAGCCTGGGCAGTGGTAGGAGGAGACCATGGGCCACAGGGCACCGCTGTCCCGATGACAGGTAGACAGAGGGGACCCAGGTGGCTCACTCTGCCCAATGCCCGGGCCCAGGGTGACATGCCTCCCTGCTCGGCACAGGCCCAGCATCTGTGGGGGAAGCCCCGCCCAAGCCAAGCCTTCAGCAGGTCCCGGGGACTCCGCTGGCGGTGGGAGTCCGGAAATGCACACGGCAGCCTGTTTCCAGCCGAGCCAGGCCAGCTGCAAGGAGTGGAACCAGGCAGGCCCcgccctgcctccagccctgcGGCCTGGGTCACCGTCGAGGCTGCCCGCTGTCACCGCCAGTCTTCCTGCTGCGGGCCGAGGCCCAGGGCCGGGAGACACCAAGCTAGAGGgaggagaagacagaagaggacTCCAGGTGTAGGGACAGGTGTAGGGACAGGTGTAGGGAGGCTGGTGGGAGCCAAAGGCTCCTCTTCTAGGCTGTCCTTCAGGGTCAATGCTCCAGGCCTCATCCCTACAGGACATGTTTGAACTGAACCAGAGGGGCGAGCAGGGAGCTCACATTACAGCTCCCCCTCCAGGGTGTCCGTGAGCTTCTCCTCATCcacctgctgcttctgctgctggaTCCTGGCATAGGAGATCGCATCGCCCCTGGGGAGAGAACGAGTCAGCATCACAGAGGGGAATGACACCAGGCACACagccctccctgccaccaccagATCCCTAGCCTGTGACCAAGGCACAACCTGCAGGGACACGCTACTGGGCTCTGCTTTCCCCAGAGACCTTGCTGCGAGGAGGGCAGGCATGTCCCCTCTAAGAGTGACACGGGTTCTCCCAAGCCACAGACCTGCCATCCCCGCTGTCGGCTGAGGCGAGGCACAGCCAGGCCACCAGAAGCCCATGAACCCTCCCACTCTCATTTCCTAGAGATGAACACCCTGGGGACGCTGACAAGTGTCGCTGAcaacctctgtgcctcagtttccacaaaGGGATAACAGGGGCCCCACTCGGACCATCCTCCCTGAGAGACTTCCGGAGGCAGGATGTCAAGATTCCTCCCGGGGGCCGGGAGAGCCGCACGCACTTTTTGCCCAGAGCGGAGAGTCCATACAGCACTCCGGTGGCAAATGCGATGGCATTGCCCAGCAGCGTGGTCAGGGTCAGGCTGATGACGATGGGAATGACGGCCATCCTACGAGAAAGACAGAGGTCAAGGGGGTGCTCCTGCCCTGTGGCTGCCTCACCGCTTCCAGACCCCCTTCCCGGACACCAGGGCTGGGAAGGGTCCCTGGAAATCAGTCCCGACACTAGTTCATGGCCAGGCTTCGGAAAGCCCTTAAGACACATGTGCACTTGTCTGCGGAATCCTGTGTACTTTCTGGGGAGAGGACGTAAAGCCTTCATCAGATCGTTCAAAGGGTCTGTGGTACACAAAGGGCGAAACAGCCCTGGGAGAGTCCCTCTCCCTGTCCAGAAAACAGGCCGACCAGAAAATCTCAGGTCAGTCCAGCCCCTAGCGGCTTCCGACTCGGCAAGTTCCTGAACTCCTCCCGTGTTAAGGACATGATGCCCGGAACAGCGTCAGCACCGAACACACGGCAGCTCG
This DNA window, taken from Lutra lutra chromosome 13, mLutLut1.2, whole genome shotgun sequence, encodes the following:
- the CACFD1 gene encoding calcium channel flower homolog isoform X2, with translation MSGSGGAAAAAVSSAPPAQDEGMTWWYRWLCRLSGVLGAVSCAISGLFNCVTIRPLNIAAGVWMMMAVIPIVISLTLTTLLGNAIAFATGVLYGLSALGKKGDAISYARIQQQKQQVDEEKLTDTLEGEL